The Dissulfurirhabdus thermomarina DNA window GTCCTCTAGCCGAGGGAGGCCGGCCATGGTGGAATACGAGAAGCACTGCGTCTGGAGCGTCCTCTTTCGGCTCTTCCACTGGTCCTTCGCCCTCTCCATCGTCACCCTGGCGGTCACGGGCTTCTACATCCACCATCCCTGGACCAACACGGTGCTCGAGGGCCGGGGGGCGTTTCCCGTGGCGGACATGCGCTTCGTGCACTTCGTGGCGGGTTACGTCTTCACCGCCGCCATCCTCGTCCGCCTCTTCCTCTGGTTCTTCGGGAACACCGAGGAGCGGGTCACCGACTTCATCCCCATCAACCGCCGCAACGTCAACAACCTCAAGCGGACCCTCCTCCTCTACCTCTACCTCTCCGACCGGCTGGACCTCCGGCGCGGCCACAACGTGCTGGCGGGCATCTCTTACGTGGTGCTCATGGGGCTGGCGCTCCTCCAGATCCTGAGCGGCTTCTGCCTGCTCTTCCCCGAGAGCCTCGCCTGGCAGGGCTGGGGGCTGGCGGTCCTCGGCACCCAGATGGAGATCCGGGTCTTCCACCACCTGAACACCTGGCTGTTTCTGACCTTCGCCTTCATCCACGTCTACATCGTGATCTGGAACGACATCCACTTCCCGGAATGGCTGATCTCCGCCATCTTCAACGGGTGCAAGTTCCTCAAGAAGCACTACGACTATTGAGCCGGGGCCGGGGCCGACAGCCCCCGGCCTCGAAGTTTTCCCACCGGGCCCCGGCCCGGTTTTTTCGTGCAGGCGCAAGATGTGGGGGGAGGTGACAAAAATCGTCCAACATGTTGTGTATTTTGACACGGTGCCGGCGTGATTTCGCGTCAAAAAATGGACATCAAAAGTTGACAAATCCTGGGGAGTTACGATAACTTGGTGATGTCCGTTCGAAAAAAGTTCATTCCGGGGGAACAGCCATGCGCAACGAGTCCGTACTGGTCGTGGACGATGCACCGGAGATCCGGGCGTTTTTGACCGAGCTCCTCCAGGGGGAGGGCTTTGCCGTGGAGACGGCCACCGATGGCCAGGAGGCCATCGAGATGCTCGAAGGTCGGTTCTTTGACGTGGTCTTGACGGACGTCAACATGCCCCGGAAGGACGGCATGGCCGTCCTGGACTACATCCAGGAGCATTCCCCGGACAGCATCTGCATCCTCGTGACCGGGTACGGCTCCATCCGGGACGCGGTGGAGGCCATGCGGAAAGGGGCCTTCGACTACCTCACCAAGCCGGTGAAGGCCGAGGAAGTGGCCCTGGTCATCGAGCGGGCGCTGGAGGTCCGGGAGCTGCGCCGCGAAAACCAGAACCTCAAGAAGGAACTGCGCACCCGGTACGGGTTCGACCGCATCGTGGGCGCCAGCCCCGCCATGCAGGACCTCTTCGACCTCATCGAGAAGGTGGCCGACACCGAGAGTACCGTGCTCATAACCGGTGAGTCCGGAACGGGCAAGGAACTCATCGCCCATGCCATCCACTTCGCCAGCGACCGGCGCGACAATTCCTTCATCCCCATCAACTGCGGCGCCATCCCCCCGGAGCTCCTCGAGAGCGAGCTCTTCGGGCACGAGAAGGGGGCCTTCACCCATGCCATCCGGACCCGGATCGGCCGGTTCGAACTGGCCAACAAGGGGACCATCTTCCTGGACGAGGTGGGCGAGATGAGTCCCGCCCTCCAGGTGAAGCTCCTCCGCGTCCTCCAGGATCGGCAGTTCGAGCGCGTGGGCGGCGTCCGCACCATCCGGGTGGACATCCGGGTCATCGCCGCCACCAACATCGACCTCGAGGAGGCGGTCCGCGAGGGCCGCTTCCGGGAAGACCTCTACTACCGCCTCAACGTCATCCCCATCCACGTGCCGCCCCTCCGGGAGCGGGTCTCGGACATCCCGCTCCTCGTCCAGCACTTCCTCGAGCGGTTCCGCCAGAAGAACCGGGGTCGGCTGGAGCGGGTGGCGGAGGACGCCATGCAGTGCCTCATGGCCTACGAGTGGCCCGGCAACGTCCGGGAGCTCGAGAACCTCATGGAGCGCATGTCCATCCTGGCCAGCGGCCCGGTGCTGACGGCCCAGGACTTGCCGGCCTCCTTCACCCGGGCCACCGGCTACCCCCTCTCCGAGGGCATCCCGGTGCCCGTCCCGACCCTGCCGGAGGAGGGCCTCTCCCTGAACGCCGCGGTCCAGACCTTCGAGAAGAACCTCATCCTCCAGGCCCTGGACCGGACGGGCGGGGTCAAGAACCGGGCGGCCCAGCTCCTGCGGCTCAACCGGACCACCCTGATCGAAAAGATGAAGAAACAGCGCCTCATGACCCCGGCCACCCGGGGTCGGGGAGGGCGCCCGGCCAAGAAGAAGCCCGAGGGGACGGCCCCGTCCCGGGCCGCCGCCGGTGCCTGAGGTGCCTGCCTTGCCGGCGGCGACGGCCGGTCCCGGCGCCTCCCGGGCCGGGCGGCCGGGGTGGCTCCTGGTCCTCCTCGGGCTGGTCCTGGCGGGGGCGGCTTCGGCCGTCGCCGCTCCGCCGGAAACAGGGGAGCTTCGGGTCCTCGTGCTTCCCTTCGAGGTCCCGGCCGCCGAGGCCCGCCTCGCCCACCTCGATCTGGCCCTCCGGGACGTGCTGGCCGGCCGGCTCGAGCAGGAGGGGGACATCCTCTGCCGCGGCGGCGCGGAGCGGTCGACCGATGCCTCGGCGGCGCACCTGTCGGAGCTCGCCCGGCACGCCGGTGTGGACTTCGTGGTGGCGGGCCGGGTCGAGGCGGTGGCCGGCGGCCGCTACGTGGTGACCCTCCGGGCCGTCTCGGCCGCCGCCGGCGGCCCGGAAGGGGTCATCGCCGGGGAGCCGGCGCCCCTGGACGGGCTCCACGGGCAGCTCAAGCGGCTGGCCCGCCGCGCGGCGGGGTTCCTCCGGCGGCCCTACGCCGCGCCCCCGGGGGCGTCCCAGGCCCCGGCCGCGGCGGCCATCCCGTTCCCCGGGGAGCCCCCCGGGCGCCTCCATCCCGACCTGCTGGTCCCACCGCCCGAGGTGACGGCGAGCAGCGCCTCCGCTGCGCTTCCGGCCGCCGGGGCCTCCGCGGCCGGCGGGCAACGGGGCTGGTTCAACTGGATCTTCGGCGGCCGCCGGGCCCCGGCGGCCCGAGCGGACGGCTTGCCCTATCCTCCCCCGGAAGAGGTCGCGTCCCCGGAGGATGCAGCGTCTCCGGGCCCGGAAAGGGCCGCGGCGGGCAACGAGACCGGGGCGCCCCGGGGGGCACGCTGGCAGTGGCGTTGAGCCAGCCCCTCAGGGGGCCGCGGCGGGCCGTTCCTCCACCCGCACCTTGGCGGTGGTCCGCCGGCCGTCCCGGTAGAGGGTGAGCGTCACCTCGGTGCCGGGCTTGCGCCCGTCGATCATCTCCTCCAGGGCCGCCGCAGAGGCCACGTCCTTCCCGTCCACGGCCACGATGACGTCGCCGCCCACGCGGTGGGTGCGGTTTCCGAGGTGGACGGTCTTCATCCCCGCCCGGAGGCCGGCATCGAGGGCGGGCCCCTGGGGGAAGAGGCGGGTCAGCACCGCGCCTCTTTCCACGGGAAGCCCGGTGAGGCGGGCCAGGGCCGGGGAGAGGGTCTCGAACTCCGCCCCCAGCCAGGCGTGGAGGACGTAGCCGTCCGCCAGGAGCCCGGGGACGATCCGCTGGAGGACCTCGGCGGACACGGCGAAGCCGATCCCCGCAAGGGCTCGGGTGTCGGCGAAGGCGAGGCTGCACATCCCGATCACCCGGCCGGAGGAGTCCAGGAGGGGGGCGCCCTCGGCCCCGGGATGCACGGGGATGTCGGTCTGGAGGACTCCGCGGATTTTCAGGCCGGCGCGGGTTCGGAGGGTGCGGCCCTTGGCCGCGAGGAGCCCCTCGGCCAGCTGTGGTCCCTCGCCGAAGGGATCGCTCACCCGCCAGACGCGCTGGCCCACGGCCAAGTCCCGCGCCTGGCCGAGGAGCAGGGGCGGCAGGCCGGCCAGGACCTTCTTCGGGGCCCGGATCTCCACCACCGCGATGTCGGTGGCCGGGTCGGCTCCTACGAGCCGGGCGGGCCAGCGGCGCCCGTCCCGGGTGGTGACCTCGAGGGACTGGCCGTCGCCCACCGCGCCGCAGCTCGTCACCACGTGGCCGTGGTCGTCCAAGACGAAACCGCTGCCGGTGCCCTTTTCCGGCACGGGGTGCCAGGCGAACCCGGGTTCCTGCTGGGTGCTGGTGATGTTGACGACCCCGGCGGCGGCCTTTCGGAAGAGGAGGATCGTCGCTTCTTCTCCGGGGGTGAGCCCGGCCGCGGGGGGCGGGACCAGGAGGGCGGCCAACACCGCGGCGAGGACCGCCGGGGAAAGGCGGTGGGGCGTCATGCGGCGCTCCCCCAGAGGAGCAGCGCGGCCACCACCCCGGCCAGCACGATGCGGTAGTAGGCGAAGGGGTGGAAGGTGTGCCGGGCGAGGTAGGCGAGAAGCCAGGAGATCACCGCGTAGCCGGCGACGAAGGCGGCCAGGGTGCCCCAGAGGACCTCGGGCCCCGGGCCGGCGGTGCCGTTGAGCAGCTTGTGGCCTTCGTGGAGGCCGGCACCGGCGATGATGGGCGCGGAGAGGAGGAAGGAGAACCGGGCGGCCTCCGCCCGGCGAAAGCCGAGGAACAGGGCGGCGGTCATGGTGATGCCGCTCCGGGAGACCCCGGGCACGATGGCGAGGGCCTGGGCGAGGCCGATGACGGCGGCGTCACGCCAGTCGAGGGCGGCGAGGGTGCGGTCCCGGCGGGCGACGCCCTCGGCCGCGAGGAAGAGGGCCCCGACGCCGGCCAGCGTGGCCGCGACCACCCAGGGGCTTCGGAGGGTGGTCGCGGCGAGGTCGTCCAGGAGGTAGCCGAAGACGCCGCCCGGGATGGTGGCCAGCACGAGGAGGGCGAGGAGGCGCCGGTCGCCGGTCGCCCCCCGCCCCGGGACCAGGGCCTCGGCCATGTGCCACCACTCCCGCCGGAAGTAGAGCAGGACCGCCGCCAGGGTCCCGAGGTGGAGCATGACGTCGAAGGCGAGCCCCCCGCCGGCAAGGCCGAGGAAGTGCTCGGCGAGGAGGAGGTGCCCGGAGCTCGAGACGGGGAGGAACTCCGTGGCCCCCTGGAGGAGGCCGAGGAAGACGGCTTCTGGCGAGGTCATGCAGGCGGTGCTCCTTGGCGGCCGGTTGGCCTTGGCGTGTCCCCCGACTATACTCCGTCGAGGGGCCGGAGCTCAAGCCGGCCGGCCCGGAGGGAGGCGAAGGGCGGCATGATCGACGCGGGGGGCACCCGCCCGGGGGCCGTGGTGATGGCGGGGCTGCCGGGGCCGGAGCTGGACACGGCGACCCGGGAGCTCATCCGGCGGGGCGGAGTGGGGCACTTCATCCTCTTCGCCCGGAACGCGGTCTCGCCGGGCCAGGTGCGGGATCTCGTCCTCGCCCTGGAAGACGAGTGCCGGTCGGCCGGGCTGCCGCCGCCCCTCGTGGCCGTGGACCAGGAGGGCGGCCCGGTCCAGCGCCTGGCCCCGCCCGCCTGGCCGGCCCTGGTGTCGGCGGCCGAGGTCGGGGCGTCTCCGGACCCGGCGGCCGCTTCGGCCGCCCAGGGCATGGCGGCGGCCGAGGTCCTCCGTCCCGCCGGCATCCGCCTGAACCTCGCCCCGGTGTTGGATCTCGCCCCGGCGGGAGTGGAGGGCGTCCTCGCCGGTCGGACCTACGGCGACGACCCGGCGGCCGTGGCCCGCGCAGGGGCCGCCTACGTCCGCGCCCTCCAGGCGGCGGGGGTGGGCGCCACGGCCAAGCACTTCCCGGGCATCGGCCGTGTGGGCGGGGACCCCCACGAGGTCCGGCCCCGGGTGGAAGCCCCGGCGGAGGTGCTCCGGGCGGAGATGCTCCCGTTCCGGGCTGCGGTGGCGGCGGGGGTGGCCGCGGTCATGACCTCCCACGTGGTCTACCCCGCCCTGGACCCCGACCGCCCCGCCACCTTCTCGGAGCGGATCGCCCGGGGGCTCCTCCGGGAGGAACTGGGCTTCGAGGGGCTTCTTCTCACCGACGACCTGGAGATGGGCGGTGTCCTGGGGTACGAAGACGTGGGAGAGGCCGGTCTTTCGGCCCTGGCGGCGGGCCACGACCTTCTCCTCGTCTGCCACCGGGCCGACCGGGCCTGGCGCGTCGTGGAGGCCCTGGAGCGGGGCCTCCGGGACGGCCGGCTCCCCGAGGGCCGCCTCATCGACGCCGTCCGGCGCATCGACGCCGCCCGGGGCCGTCTTGCCCGGGCGGTGTCCTCCTAGCCCAGGGCCGCCAGGAGGTACTTCCCCGCCACGAAGAGCAGGACCGCGAGGAGGCCGACCTTGATGGGCCGCTCCGGCACGAACCGTTGCATCCGGGCCCCCAGGTAGCCCCCGGCGAGCCCGCCGAGGCCGAAGAGGGCCCCGAGCAGGATGTCCGGCCGGGTCTCCACCCCCCCCGAGAAGAACCCCGCCGAGTAGACGGCGACACCCACCACCGAGCTCATGAAGGTGCCGAAGAGGGCCGCCCCGGCCACGGCGTGGACCGGCAGCTCCAGCACGGTGACGCAGAAGGGGGCGAGTACCGCGCCGCCCCCGATCCCGTAGGCGCCGCCCACCACCCCCACGGCCAGGGCCACGAGGAAGAGGGGGCGTGGGTCGAAGGCGTGGTCCCGCCCGTCGAAGGCGAAGACGACCCGGCGGAGCCCCAGCGACCGGGTCCGGACCCGGGCCGCGGCGGCGGGGGGCGCGGCCGGGCGGCCGCCGGCGCCGAGGAGGTTTCGCCCGATGCGCCAGGCGAGGTAGAGGAGCACCAGGGCGACGAAGGGCTTGAAGTGCCGGGGGTCGGTGAGGAAGCGGACCCGGGCGAGATACCCGAGGCCGATGCCGGGGAGGCTCCCCAGGGTGATCACCGCGGCCAGCGGCCAGTTCATGCGCCCCTCCCGGGCGTATCGGAGCACCGTCCCGGGGATGGCGAAGAGATTGTAGACGAAGTTCGTGGCGGAGACCCCGGGCCCGGTGTAGCCCAGGATGCTCACCTGGAAGGGGAGGAGCAGGAAGGCCCCGGTCACCCCGGCCATGGCGCCGAAGAAGGCGAGGACGAAGGTGACGAGGGGCGGGAGGAAGACCCAGGTGGTGACCTGCGAGACGGGGAAGGTGAACCGGAACATGGGGCCTCAGGCGGGACGGTTTCCGGGGTCGAGCCCCGAGAGGATGGCCTGGTGGAGCTCCCGTGTCAGGGCGTCCTTGCCCTTCGGGCCGCCGGGCCCCACGGGGTCCACGGGAGGCAGGAGGCGGACGCGGATCCGCCCGGGGCGGACCAGGATGCTCCCCCTGGGCAGGCACCGGTGGCTCCCGCTGATGGCGACGGGCAGGACCGGCGTTCCGGCCTTCCGGGCGAGCAGGACGCCGCCGGGCTTGAAGGGCCGGAGCCGGCCGTCCGGGCTCCGCGTCCCCTCCGGGAAGATGAGCACGGCCACCCCGGATCGGACCACCTCCGCCGCCCGGTTGAGGCTTTCCACCGCGGAGCGGCCGCCGGAGCGGTCGATGGGGATGTAACCCGTAAAGCGCATGGCCGGGCCGAGGAGCGGGAGGTGAAAGAGCTCTTTCTTGGCCACGAAGCGGAACTGGATGGGGAGGGCCACGAAGAGGGCGAGGATGTCGAGCTGGCTGGCGTGGTTGGCCGCGATGACGAGTCCGCCGGGCAGGCCGGCGAGGTGTTCCCGGCCCGTCACCTCCACCTCGACCCCGGCCGCGGCGAGCAGCCACCGGGACCAGCGCCGGCCCAGCCGGTGGGCGGCGTCGCCGGACCGGGTGACCAGCGACATAGCGATGGCCACGGGCGCCAGAACCGCCGTGAGCGAGAGGAACCAGGGGATGAAGAGGAGCCCCCGGGTGATGTGCCGGATGCGTTGCCACATGGCCCTTCTCTTAACCCGGCCCGGCAGGCGGGTCAACGCGGGGCCCCGGCCCTGGATCGTGGATCGACCTCTTCCCTCTTTCGGCAAAGGGCGGTAAAAATAATAATTTTCAACCCAAGTCGGCCGGGACCGGCGGCGGCCCCAGGGGAGCGGGTCCCGCGAGGGCCCGGCGCGATGCGGGCGGACGCGAACGATGGCCCCGTAAAAGGCCTCCGAGTGGATGGCTCAGCAGAAAATCGCCAAATGCACGGCGCGAGGATGTCGAGGTAACGAAGTGGACTTCTGATACGCCGCAGTGACGAGCGCACCGAGGCACCGCCGCAGTCGGCGGCTTCTCGTGCCGCCGGCATGAGTCGTCGGTTGCGCTGCGGAGGCGTCGCGGCGTACGATTTCCGCCGGCGCCACCCGAAGGAAGGAGGACGGCCCCCTTGCCCCCCAAGCCCTCCCTGTTTTCGGCATTCCGGGATCCCGAGGCCCCCGTGGACCTCTTCGAGCGGTTCCCGCGCCTGCGGGAGTTCTTCCGCCGCCGCCGGCTGCATGCGGCCATGCGGACCTTCGGGGACGCCACCTTCACCTTCATCATCGTCTCGGGGCTCTTCGGGCCCCAGGAGCCGGACCGGAACGTCGCCCTCTTCCTCGCCTGGGGGGTCTGGTGGCCCTCGGTGGTCCTCAGCTGGTTCGTGTTCGGGCGAATGTGGTGCGGTTTCTGCCCGTTTCCCGGCATCGGCCGGGTGATGCAGCGGCTCGGCCTCTCCCTCGAGCGGCCCGTGCCCCGGTGGCTGCAGAAGACGGGGGTCTACTGGTCCGTGGGGCTGCTGGCGCTGATCATCTGGGTGGAGGAATCCACGGGGATGAAGCAATGGCCCCGGGGTACGGCGCTCTTGCTCTTGGCCATCCTCGGAGGGGCCACCCTCGCGGCCATGATCTACCGGAAGCAGGCCTGGTGCCGGTATCTGTGCCCCATGGGCCGGATCACCGGGGTGGCGGCCACCTTCGCCCTCACGGAGTTTCGTCCCGATCACGAAAAGTGCCGCGGTTGCAAGACCTTCGCCTGCAAGCGCGGCGCCGGCGGGGTGCCCGGGTGCCCCGTCTATCTCGGGGCCTTCAACGTGCGGAACAACCTCCACTGCCTGGTCTGCGGCCACTGTGTCATGCTGTGCGACCGCAACTCGCCCCGGCTCAACCTGCGCAACCCCTTCAACGAGCTCATCCTCAACAAGGGGCGCTACATCACCTGTTCCTACATCATCCCCTTCCTCATGGGGTCCCAGCTGGCGCGGTTCGTCAAGATGAGCCCGGCCGTGGAGGACTGGTTCTGCAGCGGCACCATGGCGTGCCAGATGATGCTCTTCTCCGTGCTGCTCTTCGTGGGCTTCCACTACGTCTACGGGGTGATCCGGCTCGGGGCGCGGTTCTTCGGCGTGACCGAGGACGAACTCTTCGGGCGTTTTTCGCCCCTCGTCCCCATCTTCGTGCCCCTGGCCTTCGCCGGGGAGCTGTCGTACCGGCTCGACTTCGCCCTGGTCAACGCCCCGGCGTTCCTGCCCACCCTCGGCCGGCAGTTCGGGTGGGACCTCGTCGCCTGGACCTTCAGCCCCCCGCAGGACCTGCGCCTGGCCATCGCCCTGGGGATCCTGGCGGCGGGGGGGCTGGCCGGGGTCTACATCCTGCGCCGGTTCATGACGGAGGAGTTCCAGGGGATGGTGAGCCGCCTTCGCTATGCCCTGGTCCTGGCCCTCGTGGGGATCATGCTGGCCAGCTACGTCGCCGCCGTGGCCACGGGGGTCGGGCCTTAGCCCCGCAGGGACTCCAGGGCCGCCGCCATGTCGGGCGGCAGCGGCGCCCGCCACTCGAGGCGTTCGCCGGTGGCGGGGTGACGGAGGGCCAGGGCGGCCGCGTGCAGCATCTGGCGGGGCAGGCGAAGCCCCCGGGGACGCAGGATGGTTCCGCCGCCGTAGAGGGCGTCGCCCAGGACGGGGTGGCCCGCGGCGGCCATGTGGACCCGGATCTGGTGGGTGCGTCCCGTGTGGAGGCGCAAGCGGAGGAGGGCCGCGCCGCCGAGGCGTTCCACCACCTCCCACTCGGTGACCGCCGCCTTTCCCCCCGACCTCCGGACCGCCATCCGCTTCCGGTGGACGGGGTGGCGCCCGATGGCGGCTTCCATCCGTCCCCGGTCCGCGCCGGGCTCCCCCTTCA harbors:
- the cybH gene encoding Ni/Fe-hydrogenase, b-type cytochrome subunit codes for the protein MVEYEKHCVWSVLFRLFHWSFALSIVTLAVTGFYIHHPWTNTVLEGRGAFPVADMRFVHFVAGYVFTAAILVRLFLWFFGNTEERVTDFIPINRRNVNNLKRTLLLYLYLSDRLDLRRGHNVLAGISYVVLMGLALLQILSGFCLLFPESLAWQGWGLAVLGTQMEIRVFHHLNTWLFLTFAFIHVYIVIWNDIHFPEWLISAIFNGCKFLKKHYDY
- a CDS encoding sigma-54-dependent transcriptional regulator, producing MRNESVLVVDDAPEIRAFLTELLQGEGFAVETATDGQEAIEMLEGRFFDVVLTDVNMPRKDGMAVLDYIQEHSPDSICILVTGYGSIRDAVEAMRKGAFDYLTKPVKAEEVALVIERALEVRELRRENQNLKKELRTRYGFDRIVGASPAMQDLFDLIEKVADTESTVLITGESGTGKELIAHAIHFASDRRDNSFIPINCGAIPPELLESELFGHEKGAFTHAIRTRIGRFELANKGTIFLDEVGEMSPALQVKLLRVLQDRQFERVGGVRTIRVDIRVIAATNIDLEEAVREGRFREDLYYRLNVIPIHVPPLRERVSDIPLLVQHFLERFRQKNRGRLERVAEDAMQCLMAYEWPGNVRELENLMERMSILASGPVLTAQDLPASFTRATGYPLSEGIPVPVPTLPEEGLSLNAAVQTFEKNLILQALDRTGGVKNRAAQLLRLNRTTLIEKMKKQRLMTPATRGRGGRPAKKKPEGTAPSRAAAGA
- a CDS encoding S1C family serine protease; this encodes MTPHRLSPAVLAAVLAALLVPPPAAGLTPGEEATILLFRKAAAGVVNITSTQQEPGFAWHPVPEKGTGSGFVLDDHGHVVTSCGAVGDGQSLEVTTRDGRRWPARLVGADPATDIAVVEIRAPKKVLAGLPPLLLGQARDLAVGQRVWRVSDPFGEGPQLAEGLLAAKGRTLRTRAGLKIRGVLQTDIPVHPGAEGAPLLDSSGRVIGMCSLAFADTRALAGIGFAVSAEVLQRIVPGLLADGYVLHAWLGAEFETLSPALARLTGLPVERGAVLTRLFPQGPALDAGLRAGMKTVHLGNRTHRVGGDVIVAVDGKDVASAAALEEMIDGRKPGTEVTLTLYRDGRRTTAKVRVEERPAAAP
- the uppP gene encoding undecaprenyl-diphosphatase UppP, giving the protein MTSPEAVFLGLLQGATEFLPVSSSGHLLLAEHFLGLAGGGLAFDVMLHLGTLAAVLLYFRREWWHMAEALVPGRGATGDRRLLALLVLATIPGGVFGYLLDDLAATTLRSPWVVAATLAGVGALFLAAEGVARRDRTLAALDWRDAAVIGLAQALAIVPGVSRSGITMTAALFLGFRRAEAARFSFLLSAPIIAGAGLHEGHKLLNGTAGPGPEVLWGTLAAFVAGYAVISWLLAYLARHTFHPFAYYRIVLAGVVAALLLWGSAA
- the nagZ gene encoding beta-N-acetylhexosaminidase, encoding MIDAGGTRPGAVVMAGLPGPELDTATRELIRRGGVGHFILFARNAVSPGQVRDLVLALEDECRSAGLPPPLVAVDQEGGPVQRLAPPAWPALVSAAEVGASPDPAAASAAQGMAAAEVLRPAGIRLNLAPVLDLAPAGVEGVLAGRTYGDDPAAVARAGAAYVRALQAAGVGATAKHFPGIGRVGGDPHEVRPRVEAPAEVLRAEMLPFRAAVAAGVAAVMTSHVVYPALDPDRPATFSERIARGLLREELGFEGLLLTDDLEMGGVLGYEDVGEAGLSALAAGHDLLLVCHRADRAWRVVEALERGLRDGRLPEGRLIDAVRRIDAARGRLARAVSS
- a CDS encoding sulfite exporter TauE/SafE family protein — protein: MFRFTFPVSQVTTWVFLPPLVTFVLAFFGAMAGVTGAFLLLPFQVSILGYTGPGVSATNFVYNLFAIPGTVLRYAREGRMNWPLAAVITLGSLPGIGLGYLARVRFLTDPRHFKPFVALVLLYLAWRIGRNLLGAGGRPAAPPAAAARVRTRSLGLRRVVFAFDGRDHAFDPRPLFLVALAVGVVGGAYGIGGGAVLAPFCVTVLELPVHAVAGAALFGTFMSSVVGVAVYSAGFFSGGVETRPDILLGALFGLGGLAGGYLGARMQRFVPERPIKVGLLAVLLFVAGKYLLAALG
- a CDS encoding lysophospholipid acyltransferase family protein gives rise to the protein MWQRIRHITRGLLFIPWFLSLTAVLAPVAIAMSLVTRSGDAAHRLGRRWSRWLLAAAGVEVEVTGREHLAGLPGGLVIAANHASQLDILALFVALPIQFRFVAKKELFHLPLLGPAMRFTGYIPIDRSGGRSAVESLNRAAEVVRSGVAVLIFPEGTRSPDGRLRPFKPGGVLLARKAGTPVLPVAISGSHRCLPRGSILVRPGRIRVRLLPPVDPVGPGGPKGKDALTRELHQAILSGLDPGNRPA
- a CDS encoding 4Fe-4S binding protein; protein product: MPPKPSLFSAFRDPEAPVDLFERFPRLREFFRRRRLHAAMRTFGDATFTFIIVSGLFGPQEPDRNVALFLAWGVWWPSVVLSWFVFGRMWCGFCPFPGIGRVMQRLGLSLERPVPRWLQKTGVYWSVGLLALIIWVEESTGMKQWPRGTALLLLAILGGATLAAMIYRKQAWCRYLCPMGRITGVAATFALTEFRPDHEKCRGCKTFACKRGAGGVPGCPVYLGAFNVRNNLHCLVCGHCVMLCDRNSPRLNLRNPFNELILNKGRYITCSYIIPFLMGSQLARFVKMSPAVEDWFCSGTMACQMMLFSVLLFVGFHYVYGVIRLGARFFGVTEDELFGRFSPLVPIFVPLAFAGELSYRLDFALVNAPAFLPTLGRQFGWDLVAWTFSPPQDLRLAIALGILAAGGLAGVYILRRFMTEEFQGMVSRLRYALVLALVGIMLASYVAAVATGVGP